The following is a genomic window from Mus pahari chromosome 1, PAHARI_EIJ_v1.1, whole genome shotgun sequence.
AGAACAGTCAGAGCCCCCAGCTAGGTTCCTCTCCCCACACCATCCTTCTTCCCTCAGCCTGACCTAGGGGCTGCAGTTTCTGCAGACTAAGTGTTGGCAGGAGGGTGAAGATGCTAAGggggagatgaaaagggagaaagggtcAGGGGAAGGGCAAGGGGAAAAGGGTattaaggaagggaagaaagggatgggTCAGATACCAAGACAATGAACATTGGGGGGTCGGAGTTAATTAAGGTTTAGAGGATTCCAGTGGCAGGGAGAAGTGCAGGGAGGCTGGGAGAGATGCAGAGGTGCAGAGTACAATTTAGATGTTCAGGAAGGCTTCCAGAAGTGCAGAGAGGTTTTCAGAGTGCAGGGTTAGGGAGGTcaagaggcaggagtggggtgggggtctgCAGGCAAAAgtgcagggagaaaggaagccTATGGCTGGCAGAGGAGCCTGGCAGGATGCAGGAGGAAAGAAGCTGTAAACAAGGCCGCTCAGGCTCCCTTGGTCCCTAGAGATGGGGCCAGGGCCATGGACTGGGATTCTCCCAGGATAGGGATGGACCCAAGACAGCTCCCAACAGGAAGAAAAGTCTTGGAATGCAGGGCAGAGCCCCTCACTTATACactgtgggagaggagagggaaagacagacagggaaggagacaggaagagacaaaGGCATAGGgaggacagacaggagagagCAGGGTCAGGGTTAGTAAAGCTGCCCTGGTCAACCCTCCGCgcctcccttcctgtccctgaCCCCCACTCACCGCCTAAGTTGATGACGCAGGAGGCGATGATGATGAGGACCCCCCCAACCAGCGCCACGATGCTTAAGAGCTTGGCTACTCGGCCCAGACGTTGAGCCCCATCCACGTCCCCCTGTTGCAGGCTGTTCCGGGactggggtgagggtgaggggttTGGAGGTATCATGGCCCAGGTCAGCAGGAGCCAGCCCAGCAGGGATCAGGTGAGAGTCCAGAGGAGGAAGGTCAACCCCATGGGgttaagaaaggaaggagaagtggGGATGCAGGAGGAAGAGGGTACAGGTCAGCAAGATTACATGACGCATCTGTTTCCCTCCCGCTTGAAGGGGTAGGGCAGGAGTACCTTGGAAGGGTAGGTCCTGGGGAGAGACAAGCAAAGGGCCGGGCCGGCAATGGGAAAAGTGGGATCCATGCAGAGAGGTGAGGGAAGGTGTCATTATTGGGGCTCTGGGCTGACACTGGCACGAAGCTGAGAGCCACAGTACACTTGGGCCAGGGTCCCTTGGGGCTCACCATGACGGCATAAGCGAAGGCCACAATGTTGACGGGCCACatggggcagaagcaggagaggatGGCAAGGATGATATAGTCCCGCGGTTTCTGGGTGCCTTCGCCCCCTTCCACCCCAGGCCCTGCCAGCTGGGAGCTGGGATGACGGCTTAGGCTACCTCGAGGAGATCCTGGATGTCCACCGTGTGCCCTTCCTATTCTGTCCTCCTCAACGAGCTTCTGCAGCACACGGGGGGGAGCCCCATTGGCTGGGGGTGTTTTAGTTGAGGGTGGTGAGTGAGGGTggggggctgggccctcctccccGTCACCAGCCTGAAGGGGAACCACTGCtccattttcttgcttttccccTGTAGTTTCTGTCAGGACCTCTGTGATCAGGTCCTCTTGGGTGGGGGGCTCTGCCTGAAGGGGTGGTTTAGGAGGAGGCTGGGAAGTTGGCTGAGGGTCTGACTGGGTGTTTAGCTGAAAAGCAGGCTCTGAGGTTGGCTCAGGAGGGGCTGCAGACTGCGGCTCAGACCCTTCCTCTGCTGCAGTTTCTCTGTTCATGTCTGGTTTGGATGCTGGCTCTTGGCGTGCCtcgctggggctggggctggggctagggCTGGGGCTGGCCTTGGAGCCTTCTCCTGGGTTTAAGCTGAGGTCTGTGGCCTGAACTGTTTCTGGGGTTTCAACTGAGGTCTCTGTGGTTTCTGGTGCCAGCTCTGCCTTAGGCCCCGAGTCCACAGGGGCTGCAGTGATGCCTGAGCCTGGCTGAAGGGCCTCTGGCTGGTCTGGGATCTCTGCTACAACCTGAACAGGACCTAGTCCTTCTTCAGAATGCCTGGGACCTTCTGTCTGGGTGTTGGAACTGTCTTCCACCCCCTTCATTTCAGAGACCTGAGAGCTGCTGGCTGCCATCttagagaagagagatgggagagggccggtggggaagaggagacagcAGTGACAGTAGCAAatcctggaagaggaggagacaggcttGGTGAGGAGGGAAGTGTCTCTCATCACCACAGGCTCAAGAGGGCTAGGATTCTGTTTCAAGGCTAACCTGTACTGTCCCGATAGAGAGGAGGAAAAGTTGGGATTTCCTTTGCTTTAAGGTAGGACACCCTTGGGTGGAGAAGTATTTTACTTAAAGTCTGCTTGGAGAGCCATGAGAAGATAAATCCTTTTCTAAACAGAACTGCTCTTGGGTCTGTTCCTAGATCCATCCAACACACCCAACAGGACCCAGACTCTCAGCTTCCAACTCGAAGGCGCACCAGAACATGAAAATCTGTGCATGCATCAGGCACTCCAACAGGCAGACTGACAGAGGACCCCACACGTTCTGTTCCTTTTgtacccttccctcctctctgggCACCACCTGAGAAGTGCAGGTTTTCCTACTGTGAATTCGGGCTCAAATGCCCGTCtacctcctcccagtccctccttggGGGAGACCCAGTATCTTGTGCATACCTTCTTAGCCCTTCTTTTAGGGGTTCCCTTGTTGCTTTCAGCAGAGGCTGAGGGGGAGGGGATCTTCTCCCGATGGTACGACGCACCCAGCACCACCCTCTAGTTCTCCTGGCACCTGCATTCTCATGCCACCCAGCTGTCTGTCGTCCACACCTACCAGCAGTCTCAGTTCGTCCCAGTCTCATCCGCTGGCTGCCAGCCTCGGGACTGCTCCTGcgtcccgccgccgccgccgctgcagcAGCCGCAGACCGGGGAGGGAACAAGTCTGTGAGCAATGAAGGGAGGTGGCGggtctcccctcctctctcctccggGTTTGCTCGGCCCTTCTTCTCTGGTCCCCTCCCCTAAGCTCCACTGCTGCCGCGCCGCCCCCGCCCCTAGCACGCCTCCTGCCCCTCCCGGATAGCCCAAGAGAACCTCGTGCCAGGCCCCGTGTTACCTGGGTAACCGGCCCGGGGACCACTCgtgccccctccctgccctttctCGCCCCCTCCCTGTCCTTTCTCACGCGCACCTCCTGGTGGGGCACCCCCTTCCTAAGTCCTCGGCCCCTCCCGCCAACGGTCACCGGGGGATCCTGGCAGAGACCTAGGTCTGCGAAGAGATGGACCAGTGAGGATTGGGTGGAGGCACCCTGAGCAGCATAGATGGGTTAAGCAAACAGGTCTAAGTTTGGGGTGGCTGCAGGGGAACTGCGTGGGGTTTCAAGAGAAGGGAGCCTGCAGAACTGAAGCCTTCCTACTCCTGGAAAGCAGCAGCAATGCGTGATGAAAGCTTAAGGGAGGGTTTTTGTAAAGGTTTGCATAAAGCCCAGAAAAGGAAATTCCAGCAAGCTAGGAAGGACCAGGGCAAGCAGTCCATAACCACCACAGTGGGACCCGAATGCAGTTTACTGTCAACCACAGTCCCTGGGATCTGTATGTGCAGGCATTTGGAGGGGCTCTATGCAGCCTGGTGCTGGGTTGTGGGCAGGACAGCATCAATAACTAGCTTGGGCATCCCAAATCTCCAGTAGGTATTCTGCTCCTGTTCATATTGGGTATTCCCTGAAGACCTAGAATCTGCTCTCCACAACGTCTGGATTCTTGGCCCTACCCTAAATGTGTTGTACTGCAGCTAGAAGCTGTACCTCAGAAGAGAGAAGCTACCACTTTGCAGAGCAAGAAAGGTTGGGACCAAGACCAAGGTCAACAAAgaacctctccctctccctgagaGGGGTGAGGCAAGCATACATAACAGGGGGCTTGGTGAAGATAACTTAGGAACCCAGAgacaagtttttatttaaaatttattgtaatgGGGTCTGCGcaaaaggagggagggtggggaacaTGCAAGGGACACAGGAACACGATGACATGGCCAGGGCCATAGCTTCTGttgtgggaaagaggaagaaaagaccagggctggagctggggtggaagagggaagggggagacacTGTGGCtgcattcccccacccccaggaagcaCCTCTTGTCCCTGGCTCCCCTCCTTTACCCTGGCCCCTAAGATTCCATCTCTCTTGTCTGCCTCTGGCCCTAGTGGCTCCCTCTGATGCTCCCCTTGGCTTTTCCCTGGACAGACACTCCAGTAGGATGCTTGGGTTTAACCACCCAGCCTTACTCAAGtgtccctctgccttccctgcttCTGCCCCTCCTCAGCACCACCTTTTCTCTCCTCTGGGACAGaaacttctttcccctcctctctcctccctacccctgggaaaaaaacaacaacaaaaaagaaagcaccaaCTCCCCAGGAAGGGGCAGCAGACAgtaggggaggggacagaaggaggaagagagcacAGGACCTTCTAGGGAAAGGCTCACAAATCCCTGGGAGGAAAGGCAGGGGGTTAAAGGTTGAGGGCAGTGACTGCTGCTGTCCTCTGCCACCCCTGCTCATTGTCCAGGGGACTTCAACACAACTCAGGGGACAGGTGTTTGTAGGGTCAGCTCTgatagggagaagaaaggagcagGAGAAACATTGTTAAAACCTAGTgaattccttcttcctcctctctgtctggAGGCTCCTTGGTTGATGAAGAGTCGTGAGGAGTTGGTGGGAAGAGGAGACTACCAAGAAGAGCTTCCtccactctcccctctcccccatcaACTTGGAGCTCACCAAGGCTGGGAGGGAAGTGGCTGAGAGCTCACTGGTACCCCCTCTGCCCCAGAGAGGGAGCCCACAGCTGTGGGAGgggctgccaccactgctgctgccgccgccgctgctgctgctgccgccgccgccattGGACAAACCTCACCAGTACCTACAGAGAGAAACACCAAGGATCACGGCACAACCTAAATGGCAAGAAACAATTCCATACCCCAGACTTTTCAACTACTTCCCTACTTCCCCTGGGACACAGCCGTTACTTCCTATCTGGTCCCCAGATGGTTCAGCCTGCCTGCTTACTCAGACAGAGCGTGTCCATACTGCCCTCTCTGGATCCCAAGGCTCCCTAATCTGAGTGACAGACTGGCATCCCTGGCCTTCCTGCAATCCCCTATTGGGCCCTTTGAATTCCCTTGTCCCACACATCCCATCCTGCCCCCCCCAGCCATGTCCCACACCTTGCCTGGTGGGTGCAGGGGTCCCCCTCAGCAGGTAGGCTGTGGCTGGGGGGCATCTCCCGGGATAGGAGGGGCGGCCCCCCCCAGATGGGTCTGCATGTGGCCGGCCAGCTGGGCAGGGGTCTTGCAGTGCACGCTGCACAGCTTGCACAGGATGCGGTCAGCCCGCGGGGCCTGGAGCCCATGATCCTTCACCGCGTGGATGCGCAGGTATGCTGCTGTGGTGaagcctatggggggggggggttgggatgggggtttggggtcagcctggtggAGACCCCAGAGACAGGGCTGTTCTCCTAGGCTGGGGACACCCTCCTCACATGGCACTGTCCTCCTCCCACCACATCCTTGGTAGGCTGGGGCCAACAACTCACTCCAGAGAAACATAGCCTTTCCCTGCACTTGGGGACTGGTTTGCGTGGTGACCTTACTTAATCCTTAATCTCTACAGAGACCGTCCCCCACAGGACACGGCACGGCTGCCTAGCTTTTTAAAGGCTTGACTCAGTGGAGACGGCTGTGTCCCCCCCCTCTCCAGTGCTCCCCTTCCCGTCTCAGCTCCTTTTGTCACCAACCACAGTGAAAGCAGCTTTCTGTTACTGGGTAGGGTGTGTGCTTGTTACACCCGTGCTGACGCACCCCACCTGCCCCAGAAGCTGGAGACAAGAGCTCGTGGCTGCTAGGTTGAAACCCTTGGGACTGGCTTTTTGGCTATTCCTTTCTCAAAGTAACCACGTCCCACTTCATTCTCCCAAGCACACCCAAGAGGTTGAATTTCTGGTAGACGGTCTCTTGTGAGCCATGGCACATAATTTAGTGGTGTCGTTTCTAATGCTGTTGTACTTGCCCCTTAAAGGGTTCTCTACATGCCACAAGCTCTTGGCTGCAGCACCCTTGACCCACATCAGTGAAAAAAACCAACAGCTCTTGTGCCCCCCCCTTTCATCCCTGCCCTCCTGGCACCCCTTAGCATGTACCTTTGTTGCAGAGCTCACAGACATGGTGAGGGCCCTGGCTGTGCACCTTCATGTGGTCAGAAATATAAGCCGAGCTCAGCATCTTGCCACAGACATGACATGGCACCTTCTCCTCGTGTCGGACTGTGTGCGCTCGGAGGCGATCCTTCGTAGCAAAAGCTGCCTCACATTTctgggggggagggtgtggggtCACAGGAGAGTTAAAGCTTCGGGGAGTAGAGAGAAGGGAACAAGATAAGGGGATCAGAGCCTTGGGGGTCTTTGATCTGTAGGAAATGGGCGTGAGATGACCAGGCCTTGAAGGAGAAATGTGAAAATGGAGTGAAGaggcaaaaagagagagaaaaagggggtCTGAGAGGCTGAACCCACACAGCTACAATGAGGATCAAAATCATGAAGACCAGGACAGGAGGAAGCTGGCTTCCTACCTCACATTTGAAGGGCCGCTCTGTTGAGTGCACTTGTCTGACGTGACTGTTGAGGTGGTCCGGCCTAGGGATACgttgaggtgggagggggtgtgTGTTAGGGCTTAGGCTCCAAGGTGAGGTGTGCCTCAAATCTATCTAGGTTCCTCCAAAATGCCTTTGCAAAGGTCCCAGCGTTTCCCCCTCAGCTCCAGTCCTCAGGCAGGAAAGCCCTGAAACCGAGATTCCTCTTGTGCCCAGAGGCTGCTTTCCTGCAGGCCAGAGACCCACCTCTTCTAAAGTACCACCCCCTGCTCCTCACTTCCCTCCCCCCTGGGAGTGGTTCCTGTCCCCAGGAGCAGGAGCCGCCTCCCCACCAGCCAAAGATAGGCCACTTTGTTGCCCTCCCCCCCACCATCGGCCTAGTGGGCAGCCGAGGCCCCTGCACACCGGGAGAAGCTCTTGCCACAGTGGGAGCAGTTGTAGGGCTTGTGCACAGCGCCGTCATGTGAGCGCACGTGGTAACTCATGCGGTCCTTGCGCTTGAAGCGCTGCTGGCACACAGGGCACTGGTAGGGCTTCTCGTCCGAATGCGACAGCTTATGTCGGTTCAGGTGGTAGACGTCGCGGAAGGCCTTGCCGCACATCTCGCAGGCGTGATTCTTCCGGATGCGCTTCCCAGAGGCAGTCGTGGTCACAACGCCACCGGCCGCCACCGCGGCTGTGCCACCGCCAGCCCCggcttctcccccacccccgccggcCCCGCTCAGCTGGGGGACACTCAAGAGGCTCAGGGGCACCATGGTGGGCATCTTCATAGCACCCGAAGGGACCCGGCCAGCCTTGGCTCCTGTGTGGATGGCTTCGTGCCTACGGAGGTTGTAGCCGTTCTTGAACTCCTTGGCGCACAGGGCGCAAATGTAGGGCCCCTtgctctttgtcttcttctccaAGACAGATGCAACCGGGGCCACAGCGACCGTCGAGGTTGGGGCGACTACAGCGGTGGCGGCCGCTGCAGCGATAGTGGCGGCCGCGGCGGGGGGCGCGGCCTCGGCGGCCGGCGCGGAGACGGCAGGGGGTGGCGGAGGAGGCGCCGGAGGCTGCTTCAGGGCCGCTGTGTCCACTGTGGAGGCGGCGGCAGGGGCCGGGGGTGCAGTAACTACTGCAGCGGCAGCCGCcgcagcagccgccgccgccgcggccgATTCCTGCGCGGCGGCGAGAACCGGGAGCAAGTCCACTTGGAGGGGCTCGGCCGCCGGGGCCTGGGGCGTGGGTGGGGGCGCCGGCGCGGCCTGCGGAGACAAGGCGCCGTGTGGGCCGCGGTCGCTGGTCGCGGTCGCTGGTCGGCGCCTGCCCGCCCGGCCCGGCCCCTACTCACCTGGAATGGACTCTGGGCGCAGCCCTGGGAGGCAAAGAAGCGGGACTGGAGCTCAGCCCCGACCTGCAGGGGGTTCTGGGCGTGACCCTGAGGTGGCGGGAAGGAGTTCATGAGGCCGCCCACCCCCCGGGAGTCCAGGCCCAGCACGGGGAAGGGGGGGGCCAGCAGCGTGCAAGGGAACACGGGGAACATGGCCTCGGCCACGGTGGGGCCCCCGGAGCTCAGCGGGAGCCGGGGGCACGGGCCGCGCGGGGCCCGGGCTCGGGGCGCCGCCCCCGGCCGGCCGGGTTGGGCCGAGCCGAACGCATGGCCCGAGGGCCGCCCCGCCGCCCGCGCACCCCGGCCggcgggagggagggaaggagggcgtCTTGTGGGGCGCGgagcgcggcggcggcggcgacgccCCCTGGGTGGGGGCGAGAGGCCCCGCGGGGCCGAGGGCCGGGGCCGGGGGCGGGGgcccggg
Proteins encoded in this region:
- the Prrt2 gene encoding proline-rich transmembrane protein 2, producing the protein MAASSSQVSEMKGVEDSSNTQTEGPRHSEEGLGPVQVVAEIPDQPEALQPGSGITAAPVDSGPKAELAPETTETSVETPETVQATDLSLNPGEGSKASPSPSPSPSPSEARQEPASKPDMNRETAAEEGSEPQSAAPPEPTSEPAFQLNTQSDPQPTSQPPPKPPLQAEPPTQEDLITEVLTETTGEKQENGAVVPLQAGDGEEGPAPHPHSPPSTKTPPANGAPPRVLQKLVEEDRIGRAHGGHPGSPRGSLSRHPSSQLAGPGVEGGEGTQKPRDYIILAILSCFCPMWPVNIVAFAYAVMSRNSLQQGDVDGAQRLGRVAKLLSIVALVGGVLIIIASCVINLGVYK
- the Maz gene encoding myc-associated zinc finger protein isoform X2, which produces MFPVFPCTLLAPPFPVLGLDSRGVGGLMNSFPPPQGHAQNPLQVGAELQSRFFASQGCAQSPFQAAPAPPPTPQAPAAEPLQVDLLPVLAAAQESAAAAAAAAAAAAAVVTAPPAPAAASTVDTAALKQPPAPPPPPPAVSAPAAEAAPPAAAATIAAAAATAVVAPTSTVAVAPVASVLEKKTKSKGPYICALCAKEFKNGYNLRRHEAIHTGAKAGRVPSGAMKMPTMVPLSLLSVPQLSGAGGGGGEAGAGGGTAAVAAGGVVTTTASGKRIRKNHACEMCGKAFRDVYHLNRHKLSHSDEKPYQCPVCQQRFKRKDRMSYHVRSHDGAVHKPYNCSHCGKSFSRPDHLNSHVRQVHSTERPFKCEKCEAAFATKDRLRAHTVRHEEKVPCHVCGKMLSSAYISDHMKVHSQGPHHVCELCNKGTGEVCPMAAAAAAAAAAAAAVVAAPPTAVGSLSGAEGVPVSSQPLPSQPW
- the Maz gene encoding myc-associated zinc finger protein isoform X3, translating into MDPSNWSSFIFQGHAQNPLQVGAELQSRFFASQGCAQSPFQAAPAPPPTPQAPAAEPLQVDLLPVLAAAQESAAAAAAAAAAAAAVVTAPPAPAAASTVDTAALKQPPAPPPPPPAVSAPAAEAAPPAAAATIAAAAATAVVAPTSTVAVAPVASVLEKKTKSKGPYICALCAKEFKNGYNLRRHEAIHTGAKAGRVPSGAMKMPTMVPLSLLSVPQLSGAGGGGGEAGAGGGTAAVAAGGVVTTTASGKRIRKNHACEMCGKAFRDVYHLNRHKLSHSDEKPYQCPVCQQRFKRKDRMSYHVRSHDGAVHKPYNCSHCGKSFSRPDHLNSHVRQVHSTERPFKCEKCEAAFATKDRLRAHTVRHEEKVPCHVCGKMLSSAYISDHMKVHSQGPHHVCELCNKGFTTAAYLRIHAVKDHGLQAPRADRILCKLCSVHCKTPAQLAGHMQTHLGGAAPPIPGDAPQPQPTC
- the Maz gene encoding myc-associated zinc finger protein isoform X4, translating into MDPSNWSSFIFQGHAQNPLQVGAELQSRFFASQGCAQSPFQAAPAPPPTPQAPAAEPLQVDLLPVLAAAQESAAAAAAAAAAAAAVVTAPPAPAAASTVDTAALKQPPAPPPPPPAVSAPAAEAAPPAAAATIAAAAATAVVAPTSTVAVAPVASVLEKKTKSKGPYICALCAKEFKNGYNLRRHEAIHTGAKAGRVPSGAMKMPTMVPLSLLSVPQLSGAGGGGGEAGAGGGTAAVAAGGVVTTTASGKRIRKNHACEMCGKAFRDVYHLNRHKLSHSDEKPYQCPVCQQRFKRKDRMSYHVRSHDGAVHKPYNCSHCGKSFSRPDHLNSHVRQVHSTERPFKCEKCEAAFATKDRLRAHTVRHEEKVPCHVCGKMLSSAYISDHMKVHSQGPHHVCELCNKGTGEVCPMAAAAAAAAAAAAAVVAAPPTAVGSLSGAEGVPVSSQPLPSQPW
- the Maz gene encoding myc-associated zinc finger protein isoform X1, which translates into the protein MFPVFPCTLLAPPFPVLGLDSRGVGGLMNSFPPPQGHAQNPLQVGAELQSRFFASQGCAQSPFQAAPAPPPTPQAPAAEPLQVDLLPVLAAAQESAAAAAAAAAAAAAVVTAPPAPAAASTVDTAALKQPPAPPPPPPAVSAPAAEAAPPAAAATIAAAAATAVVAPTSTVAVAPVASVLEKKTKSKGPYICALCAKEFKNGYNLRRHEAIHTGAKAGRVPSGAMKMPTMVPLSLLSVPQLSGAGGGGGEAGAGGGTAAVAAGGVVTTTASGKRIRKNHACEMCGKAFRDVYHLNRHKLSHSDEKPYQCPVCQQRFKRKDRMSYHVRSHDGAVHKPYNCSHCGKSFSRPDHLNSHVRQVHSTERPFKCEKCEAAFATKDRLRAHTVRHEEKVPCHVCGKMLSSAYISDHMKVHSQGPHHVCELCNKGFTTAAYLRIHAVKDHGLQAPRADRILCKLCSVHCKTPAQLAGHMQTHLGGAAPPIPGDAPQPQPTC